From Gossypium raimondii isolate GPD5lz chromosome 11, ASM2569854v1, whole genome shotgun sequence:
acacaaaaaaaaaaaaaaaactagtaaaTCAAACAAAGATTTTACCTTTAGCTAGACTTTTATCGCATTGctctttttaactttatttgacaatctcattttgattttttttaatttaaaaggccccttatttttattttacttgttttattaaagaataaGAATATCATTAGCCTCTTTGGATTCGAACCTATTCACtactatttacaattttactttttagtaAGGATTTATTTTTCTAGGTACTATACAAAATCCAACAATAAAACGTGGCAACCTTTAAGCATGACACATGGTaaacataaatgaaatttaaaaaactcaaaatatataatttaataaaaatgtacttttttcacataaaatgaACTTGGACAAATGGTTGTCTAGATACATTTGCATTGTCTAGGTTCATTCTAGATGTGCttttagtaagtttgtatattgttttttttaataaaatatcatgttatttatattattattttgaaaaatatataaaataataaaatataaaagaattcaCATCGAACCTGGACAGATGGTTGTCTAGACTCATTCTAGACAtactttttagtaattttacataattatatatttttataaatttatagtttatatatatatttataatttttatttttataaagttatatgtttattgttttatatattttcaagatattataagtgttttacatatttttaattgtatataattttatattttatatatatttcaaaataataataacctaaaatgatattttattaaaataaaaatataaaaacatatatggaATGGAACTAGATAAACGGTTGTTTAGATTTGCATTTACACAACCATTTGTCTAAATTCATTTTTGAAGTGAAAAagacttatatatttttatccattCATATGTTTTTAAAAGATTTGTTCTTTATGTTTGATAGATGACACTGTAAGAAATGTTAGGTTGGCATAAATTAATGGTGTTAGTGTGACGAAATACTAACTAGGTCAAAAAGAATTAGATGTTAATTATGTAGAAATGAACAAGTTAgagggaagaaaaagaaaaatgttgttGATTGAACAACCCTTAGGAGGAGATGCAAAACtcatttcttgttgttttcttcttttttcaatcTAACAGATAATACAGTCAATGAACAATTATGTTGAATATTTCATTAtgcctttatattttattgagaAATGAGATGTGAAAGCAGTTTTTATTCTAATAACTGCTATGATGAAGACAAAACCTAAGCAGCACGCAAACGATATACCATTTAGGTTTGAAATCTCAAGGTTAGTGAAATAcagaaattattttatctacCCTCCTCATTCTATCTGTTTATGGGTTTGATCAAGTCGGGTAgtcttgttaaaattttaagtttgtttgTTCAGTCTAGACTCGGTCTAAAAATtgagtctaaaattttgtccaagtccGATTCggataaaaattgttaaaactcGAGTTTGATCTAACCCgcctaaattaattttttaatattatttttttataaaaattttttataaatatactacatccaaaatactaaaaacattaaaataattatttttcaacaaattgaaaataaattaaaaaatatttatacttaaattaaaatatttcctaaCATCGAGGTTCGGGGTTtgaggttttgggtttagggttcgAGTTTGGGGTTTGAGGTTTGCGGTTCaaggtaaaaaaattaccaatatTATGTGTAAAcgacatgaaaaaaattgttaaaatgtcattaaatagtTAGAAACGTACCATGAATGATGTGGTGAGAAgaatccataaaataatttatcggtaaaataattcaaatctcTCAAtcgatttcttttcaaaaatagaatctaaatgtaacacccctatacctGACCCGATCGCCAAGTCAAGATATCGGGATGCTACATTTGTTGCTGAAGCAATGAGAGTCAAATTCATTTCATTATGAGtacttatttaatcactttgatcaatttaaactttttatatgtCTTAGTATCATTTTCAAGTATTATACGGGTTTATTACAACCTTTAAAATAGTCTAAAGAGGAACAGAGACTAGAGTGaaaggttttcaaattttaggaGTGATGTCGCGACGTCGAGGGATTCCACGTTACGACGTCACAAACTGACTCATGTCGTTGCAATGTGGTTCCTCTGTCATCACGTCGAGAATTCTATTTCCCATGTTTTACcatatttcaagtttttaacATCCAAGTCTCTTTTCAATAGctcaaaattcaatcaattcaactcatttcACATAGCAAATCATTCTCATTTAAGCATTTATAGTTTCAAGTCCACataatataacatgatattcaATCGAAATACAAGACttataaaattgacaaaatatttataaagttttCAAATAAGTCCATTAGAGGACTCACACTTACAAATACAATTTACTTTTTCTACATGACTAATGccgatatatatatacctattaatttatcaattaggacttcatcaatttattttatgagaATCACTTTCTTAGTACCTCAACAAAGCATTCGAacttattttatgtattttcaaGTCCATTATTTGCAACAATTCCTTAGTATTACccctcttttattattttacctcccctcctctccatttcacatccttaatatttttatatatacataaatctTTTTCTCTTAACATACCATGCCTACATGTGACATTAATTAAGGTTTTTTCTAATTACACACTACTCTTATCAAGGTTGTCCATTTGAGtgatagtcactaaattatttatatcttggcCTACAAGATTCAAAATTAGGATCTGCTTTTTattcttgaaactagactcgtTGAAATTGTTGCACACACGATAGTGAAATAAGCagtaatgtaaaatatttatttaaatcacaaGATCGAACCAGAACAATATagatatacacacatatatatataatttgaaaaaaaaaagaaataaagactAGATCGAAATATTATACTCGTAGGTAGGCAGGAAAAATGCACTGGTAGTTGATGTCTGTTTTGACAGTTTCTTTAAGACAGATTCGGTCGCTCCTTTGGTGCTAGAGAAACGTTGGTCGACTATCTCCCAAGATGCAACAACGAGATGAGCACGATAGTAGCATGGTTGCAGTGATCAACAAACTGTAGCCTTACCTTCGTCTATCACCGAAAATAGTTCGAAAAATATGTAGGGAAAATATCtctcaaaattttggaaaattctgTGTGTACCTTTTCCTGCAgattatttggttttaaataaaattcaaatgaagaacttttggaaattttgactAAATGAGCCAATAACGTTCGTGAATTAAAAAGCCATTAAACCCaaattaatgtttgaattaaatgagCCATTAACTCCTTTTAATactcttttaattctaaatAGATAAACTCtgctaagaaaaataaaattacgtATTAGGCTAAAATATCCATAGGCCTAGGTGTGGGTGCGCCCCCAACCCCGACAGGTTTGGATTTACACCCCCTATGCACGAGGGAGAGCATTAGTTTAGTCATTCAATAACTACCAAGttggttcatatatataaacatattccaTACTTGATATCTAACCAATGTGGGACTAAGCTTTCCATTTTCCTCAACATAATTCACAAGTGGCTTATTTTGAGCATCAATtcctcattcatcactcaaccattttgagcatatgatatatcgttgtaaaggtctcatgggttagaatataaaatcataattttatgattcaaatctCCACTTTTACTAATCTTGGATATGcctcaaagttttcaaaaaatatatttttttccaacaatcccccacataaatgaaaattaatagttttaatgaAAAACATTGACTCGATGTGGTGATAGAATGTACGATCAATAGTTGCATAAGATAGGTGGGCATCAACCTTTGAACCTTCCGTTATGAATgtatatttactttactagccAACCAGTAGACTCAATGTCCTTAAACTATTCTGCCGTTTGTATAAACGATGTTATACCTCACACAACTACCTCCCTGCCAAGATGCGCCAATTGGAGAAAAGACCAACTATATACATTATTGAAAGGCCTACGACACCCATCATCTGCAACATCAGTTGTTAAGAACATGTCGCACCAAGTAACTGTGACCCAAATCTTATTAAGTTTAGAATTTACCTGTACTCCAACAGTAAATCTTCCCCTAAGGTTCTTTGGTGTTAACTCAGCAAGATATACTGGCAATTGTTTAGGGTTGAAATATTTATACCATTAGCCATCATCATATGATTATATGTATCAAATGGGAAATGgaataattataacatatacCAAATAAGCAGAAATTCCATTTATGAATCCCATCAATAATCTTCCTACATCAAGCAACCAAGGAACCTTTCCAGCACACGAAAATACAACATTAAAGACATAAGATCCTATCCATAAAGGAAAAGTTAGTACAGTGAGTGAAAAAATAGAAGACCCTTTTGCGAATGCTATTGCAAGTCATCTCACAATGTAGAATATGTTCAAAACCCACATAGTCTAGTTCAAGACATTGATGAATTACACATGATTTTCTGACCACCATTCAATAAATGGCTAAAAACAGTTTGGTCAATTCAGTATTCATATAGAAGCTTACACCTTTGTTGGGGATTGAcctgattaagcaacaaacaagtaaaaaatagagaaagaaattgaaaaattaaacacacaaatttaacatgtaaaaacccctccaaatataataaaaaaactacgggtaaaaataattttactataatgaaaaagaacgaagagtacaaaagatggagataaaaactaaaccccaaatcctaaaaataaagaactctcaaaatgtaaacacaaaatcctccaaaaagtgttatgagttctaatcttttaatggttatattttctaaggttgtaaaagagcttaaataggctaaattcgtaggtcaaataaattatgctaataaatgctaaatatattatactaataaatattaaatcttctaaaaagaaaatatatttttttaacttgacttgcaagcaatctcttattttatttaaccagaatttgggtcacataactctaacaatctccacattgacacgaattctcacaacgccatctttgccaaagcccgccacgaaCCTATCTTAAACTATGCAGGGAATCAATTGAGTCAAATATGTTCTTAGAAGTTGGAAGACTTCTAACCTTTGACTTGTGCACTGCtaaatcaaaactaactcgggtctgattttcacgaacacagtgccctaacttttcaaaacatacatccaaaagagaacctctcttctaCGAAACGATTATACATTTTTCCCTCATATGACCAAATTgtctccgctccaaacgagttgaatTTGACTCTGTAATGGACAAaggacgtccgatttcaccggtcaaTATAGAACCTTTCAGAATATAAAGACTATCGgtccttttaccttttaacagaACGAGAGCCCCATGAGACACCTTAATGTCGCTCAACTCGATGTTGATTATGTAACCTTTCGAGTCTAAAATACTAaaagagatgagattctttcgtaaatcaggtacatacctaacatctgagagtgtcctaatcgtcccatcgtgtatcctaattttaatagtaCCAATACCGATTACCTTACTGGATTAATCATTTCctatgcgcacaactccaccttcaatcgaactgtatgtggagagcCATTCTCTATTGAGACACATATGGAAAAAAcatcctgaatctaggatccactcagatGTAAGCTCGGAGCTAttgctcgttgacactaacaagaaatcatcaccgctttcgtCGAACAAATTAACACCAgatacatcttcctcgttactctcagtagcccttttatttcgcagtttataacaatttgctttgacgtgacctaacttcttacaatagcgacaccttttgtctcgcttctttgatgctaccataATGAAAACTTGCCTATCTGTCTTGCTATCTGAACCAAACTCATTATCGAGTTTTCTTTACTCAataaatgacccttcacatccttGAACGGGAGTTTGTCTCTGTCATAATCAGGGTCTCCTTAAAAGACTTGTATAAAGAGGGTAAAGAGCATAATAATAGCATAACCTGATCTTCATTGTCAATCTTAACCTcaacattttttaaatcattcaaaagagtaataaattaactaatgtgatctctaagaagctcacattcgttcataCGAAAtataaatagacgttgtttcaacactaaatggTTAGCTagatatttaatcatataaagaATTTCTAACCTTTCCCATAAGGCGGATGATGTTTTTTCATCAATATCTCCTGCAATATCCTATTCGCGATTCACAACTGGATTGTAGATATGgcattttcatcaagctcttcccattcagTCTGATCTAGATTCTCAAACTTTTTCTCGATAACAATATTTTTCAGGCCAgtctgaactagaattgccatcattcGAACTTGtcacaaattgaaatttgtgacgccatcgaacttctcaatgtcAAACCTTGTTACTGCCATCTCTGAACGGGCTGATCTACGACAAATTGAACCTGACTTTGATATCATTTGTTGGGGATTAAGCCGATTAAGCAATGAACAAGTAAACAATAGCGGAAGAAATTGAgcaattgaacacacaaatttatcgtggaaaaaccccttcaaagaggataaaaaaaccactagtaatgataattttactagaatgacaaaaaaaacgaagagtacaaaagatggagaaaaaactaaacttcaaaactcaaaaacaaagaaccctcaaaacgtaaacataaaattctccaaaagtgttatgaattctaatcttttaatgcatgtgttttctaatgttgtaaaagatgctatttatagactaaattcgtaggtcaaataaattaagttaataaatgttaaatatattatactaataaatactaaatcttctagaaagtaaatatattttgtttaacttgacttgcaaatAATCTCTTGTTTTATTTAAGAGGGATTtgagtcacacaactctaatagCTTATACGACCAAGGAATGGTGATTTAAGAGTGAACCAAAAGGTGAAAACTGCACAGCACATAGAGTtgtttgaaatttcaagttGGCTTCTCTTTATACCCACACAAGTAAGAAAAATGATCATCCCGGAGTCTTTTAGTAAGCATTGCGCGTTACCCCTGCAAGAGAAAGACCCAGGTCCTCCATGATTACAGATTGAGTAGGTGATGAGTAtcccatttttgaaaaaaagccatgaaaatgaaaaaggaataaaagcCTCAACCAGTAATCATCATTTCCACGGTACTAGCAGATAATCAAAGTAAGCTATGGTTTGACATATGCAAAATGCGGTGGTGAGTCTACTTACAATACATCCAAAACCAAAGGAAATGCAAGCTACCACAAAGGTGCTAAGAACAAGAGTAGTTGTTATTTTTGAACTATTCTGCTGCTCATCACCATGTCCTTCTCTAACAAGCAAAAACTCGGACTGCAACTCTGTAGCTCTTTCTTCCCCCATTCTATTTTGGTCCTGGAAACGCAAAAACACTAATAATTAATGAACGATGATCAGAATGTTAGTGGCCCATAAAAAGTGCTTGGGAATCTTACACTAAATTTCGCTTTCCTTTTACATCTTTGATATTTCTGCTACCTACCCTCGAGAGAAATGACATCCACGTGTAAAAATATCACATAACAAAAAGTAAAAGGCTGAATgtacattttagtcccttaagTATACCGCTTCCACCTTGTTctctaaagtttttttttctagcTTCGTCCCtaattctcaatttaatccctaatattatcagacattttttattcaatctttttggttttaaaaacaGGCTAGTCAATTATATGCTACTACATGTAATACAATTACGTCACTATGACGTTATCATcatctgaaaaaataaaaatttaaaaatatttaaataattagaaattttattaaatttattaaaaatagaaaaatgataaaaaattatttaaaattaataaaattaataaaatagaatttttttataaaattacaaaaaattttaaaatataaaagtactaaatattagtaaatatttttcaaaaaatatattagaaattttaatattattaaaatattataaatcatatttacTACAGCTTGAACATGAGATCTTTGTCTCTTGGAAGGATACCACCTACAATAATTGTTGCTAGtgcaggaggacgtgggttcaaATGCCTTGATGTGCattattatcctcttatttaagagtTGGGGATGAGCTATGgatagttctaggcattgtataaaaaaaaccatcaattataaattccgattgattgaattataaaacaattatcaTAAGTGATATCCTTTCAAGAGGTGAAGATGTCATGTTTAAGTTTTAGTAAatgtgatttataaaattttaaaaatattaaaatttctattttttaatttttttgtaaatttaaattttttatatatatttataatggtcttttgtaattatataattttctgttttaatttttacatcaatttgtaatttttacaattttttggtaatttttaaagattttctaaggtttttttttggaTGATATGTCACAATGATGTCATTGTATGACACAATGCAACATAAGATTGGCTAGCGGATTATTTAATGTCCAAAGAATTGAATTGAGAATTTTTGATaatattagggactaaattgagaatgCCTGATAATATTAGGGACTGAAGTGAgcaaaaaaactttaaaaatcaaagCGAGAAGAGTGGTATATTTTAGGGACTAAAGAGTGCATTACgtgcaaaataaaatagaaatatacgTTTCGGTCATGAGAGCTGAGATCCACATTGTATTATACCCAAATTGCTACATTATAGAAAGTAACAACGTAGTCATCTGTTATTTTCTGTCCGCTTTTGCCATTCGTTAACTACTAATGATATAGaattttaaagggtaaattgcATCCTAGgtactaaactattagtaagcttaaattttgttatttaacttaaaatattataaaataattactaaattattagaGGAAAATAACTCATTACACTTTGTTCTCACTACGGAGAAGTAGTAAGTGATGCTTGTATTTCTTCGAGTGTACGACCCTTTGTCTCCGGTACCATCTTTGCAATAAATATGACACAAACACCACAAATTGCTGAATATATGAAGAATGTCCCTATAATAGTTCCACAACAcaagtcatttttctttgatcCAAAGCTAAAACAATGTTAAAACGCCTACAGACACTACTTACCTGCTGAGCTCCATTGGAATAAGAAGTTAAAGTTGTATGAAACAGTCCAAGAACAAATATTCCCAGTCAAACCGGCTAAGCTCCCAGCTGCACCTTTTACGTTTATGGGAAAAATCTGAAACATATTCCCTTCACTGTTAAATATGTGCAGTAGAACATATTTGTGATTGACTTCCTGAATGGTGTTTGTTTTGGTTACGTGCATGAATAAGTTTTTAACAAGTATTTGGAAGATCTTTGGATGAGCATATCAACGTACCCTTGTCCAGAGACAGGAATGTTCTTAGAAAATTAAGTCGGAACAACATAGGATGGACATGTAAATGGAGAGGATGTTAGAAAATGAAGTAAATTAACCTCTGCCACTATAACCCATGGAATTCCTTCCATCCCTGCTTGGTATGAGCCCATATACACCTGACATACAAGCCAAATAATTAACTCTCTCTCTTACTCTCTTACATCTGTAGAATAAAGAAATTACATTCTCGTATGCAATGCCAGAAGAGAATGCAACTTACCCAAATGCTAATCAGTGCCAAAATTCGAGCTTCTTCACTCCACAAGTGATGACCCTGCTTGTGGTAATTTAAGTTTGAAGTACATTGTTATGTGCACAAAGAACAGTCAAAAGTAAAAGAATGTAGTTTTGTTTCTTCAAAAGAAACCTGTAAAAGGAATGATATCCCAGTAAGGAAGCTGCCAAAGCATAATCCAGCTGAAGATACCTGAAAAATATTGCAATATCAGCCAACTATTTAGCCAGAAAACACCtttcaattcaaaaagtttCTCAGTTTTCTGACCAGGAGAAGTGCTCGTCTTCCGAACTTATCGATTAAACTTGCACCAACAATGGCCGTTATCATCTATAAACATGAATATAGGAATATTCAGTTTCTGATATATGCAGTTCATAACTTTAAAACAGCATAGGAGCATAGGACCTGGATAACAGCCAACGTACTAAGCCCGACATATTTCGATAAGcctatagaaaataaaaagaatctcattttgttaaatggttgagatttttttttgttcatttaaatAATGTGATGTAGATATTATTAGGGTTTAGGACACATCATTTACCTACAGAGGTAAAAATAACTCCCGAGTAATATGTATATGCATTGCTCCCACCTGAGTGTTGAAGTACCTTCAGCCCAATTCCAATCTGTGAGCAATGTGAGAAGTTTATAGATAAAAGACACAGAGAAACTAGAAGttgagaaatcatgattcgGTTCTTACAATTAGGGAATGATAATATTTTGGCTGAAACAAATCCAACATTCCTCCCCCTGACAATCGTTTGAGCGAATCCGTATAGTCCTGAAAAGGATCTGaccttatttcttttcttcaagCAACATTGTACCTGTTTTCATTTACTGAAGTTATGCATATGAAGTTgaaatgttacttttatagAAGCTGCTTCCTCAAAAACATTGGCTTTCTTTCCCCTGAGGGACCGCAGCACAGTTTCAAACTCCTCTTCTCGACCAACATTTACCTACAGAGAAATCAAAAGTTAGAGCAAAACTACATTATTTCAGGCAATGTTGTGCAACACAAAGCAATCAAATCTTAAAATCTGACTCACCAGCCATCTAGGAGACTCTGGAATGTAGATTAGAAGAGGGAGTTGTACAAGACTCGGAATTATACCTATGCATAAAATCaacccccccccaaaaaaaaagttaagttTAGATTGCAGTTCTAATACAGTTCACATGGCAAGAAAGTTTCGAAGTTACCGATTAGAGCCAAGATGCGCCAATTGATGAAAGGACCAACTATATACATCGTTGAAAGGCCTAAGATAGCCATCATCTGCAGAATCAGCTGTTAAGAACATGATGCACCTACTAACAGTAACCCGAATTTGATTAAGTTCAGAATTTGCCTGTACTCCAGCAGTAAATCTTCCCCTAAGGTTTTTCGGTGTTATCTCAGCAAGATATACTGGCAACTGTTTGGGGTTGAAATGTTTATACCATTAGCCATCATATGAATAAATGTATCAAATGGGAAATGGAATCTTTACAACATATACCAAATAACCAGCAATTCCATTGCTGAATCCCAGCAATAATCTTCCTACATCAAGCAACCAAGGAACCTTTCCAACACACGAAAATACAGCATTAAAGACGTAAGAGCATATCCATAAAAGAAAAGTCAGTAGAGtgaatgaaaaaatagaagaaaccTTTGCAAATGCTATTGCAAGCCATCCCACTATGTAGAATATGTACAAAACCCACATGGTCTGGTTCAAGACATTGAGGAATTAGACATTCAATAAATGGCTAGAGATAGTATGGTCAGTTCAGTAGTCATATCGAAACTTACGCCTTTACGACCGAGGAGATCTACAGTCTTCCCACTTACTAATGCCCCTAGAATTGATCCAAGATTTAACAGTGAACCAAAAAGTGAAAACTGCAGAGAACAGAGAGTTATTTAAAAGTTCAAACTTGCTTCTTTTTACACCCACATAAGAAAAATGAGGAATATCCAGCATTTTGTATTACCTCTGCAATA
This genomic window contains:
- the LOC105804800 gene encoding sugar transporter ERD6-like 5 isoform X1 — translated: MGEERATVLQSESLLVREGAGENSSSVTTTLVLSTFVAASISFGVGYIAGYTSPTQSVIMEDLGLSIAEFSLFGSLLNLGSILGALVSGKTVDLLGRKGTMWVLYIFYIVGWLAIAFAKVPWLLDVGRLLLGFSNGIAGYLLPVYLAEITPKNLRGRFTAGVQMMAILGLSTMYIVGPFINWRILALIGIIPSLVQLPLLIYIPESPRWLVNVGREEEFETVLRSLRGKKANVFEEAASIKDYTDSLKRLSGGGMLDLFQPKYYHSLIIGIGLKVLQHSGGSNAYTYYSGVIFTSVGLSKYVGLSTLAVIQMITAIVGASLIDKFGRRALLLVSSAGLCFGSFLTGISFLLQGHHLWSEEARILALISIWVYMGSYQAGMEGIPWVIVAEIFPINVKGAAGSLAGLTGNICSWTVSYNFNFLFQWSSAGTFFIYSAICGVCVIFIAKMVPETKGRTLEEIQASLTTSP
- the LOC105804800 gene encoding sugar transporter ERD6-like 5 isoform X2; this translates as MGEERATVLQSESLLVREGAGENSSSVTTTLVLSTFVAASISFGVGYIAGYTSPTQSVIMEDLGLSIAEFSLFGSLLNLGSILGALVSGKTVDLLGRKGTMWVLYIFYIVGWLAIAFAKVPWLLDVGRLLLGFSNGIAGYLLPVYLAEITPKNLRGRFTAGVQMMAILGLSTMYIVGPFINWRILALIGIIPSLVQLPLLIYIPESPRWLVNVGREEEFETVLRSLRGKKANVFEEAASIKDYTDSLKRLSGGGMLDLFQPKYYHSLIVLQHSGGSNAYTYYSGVIFTSVGLSKYVGLSTLAVIQMITAIVGASLIDKFGRRALLLVSSAGLCFGSFLTGISFLLQGHHLWSEEARILALISIWVYMGSYQAGMEGIPWVIVAEIFPINVKGAAGSLAGLTGNICSWTVSYNFNFLFQWSSAGTFFIYSAICGVCVIFIAKMVPETKGRTLEEIQASLTTSP
- the LOC105804800 gene encoding sugar transporter ERD6-like 5 isoform X3, translated to MGEERATVLQSESLLVREGAGENSSSVTTTLVLSTFVAASISFGVGYIAGYTSPTQSVIMEDLGLSIAEFSLFGSLLNLGSILGALVSGKTVDLLGRKGTMWVLYIFYIVGWLAIAFAKVPWLLDVGRLLLGFSNGIAGYLLPVYLAEITPKNLRGRFTAGVQMMAILGLSTMYIVGPFINWRILALIGIIPSLVQLPLLIYIPESPRWLVNVGREEEFETVLRSLRGKKANVFEEAASIKDYTDSLKRLSGGGMLDLFQPKYYHSLIIGIGLKVLQHSGGSNAYTYYSGVIFTSVGLSKYVGLSTLAVIQMITAIVGASLIDKFGRRALLLVSSAGLCFGSFLTGISFLLQGHHLWSEEARILALISIWVYMGSYQAGMEGIPWVIVAEVNLLHFLTSSPFTCPSYVVPT